CCCGTTAGAAACAGAAGTGTTAAAGAAAACCGTTGAACAGCACTCCAATCAAGTGCTTGACGGCGAAGTGATTTTTCCTTTCTTTAAAGAAGGCGGACGATTTACGATTGATAACATTCACTACGTGCAAGATGAAGACTACTTAGTGCCGGCAGGAGAAACGGAATTTGCAAAAGACCGTACGTTTGGCTACAGTAAATCTCATTTAGGCGAGTGGGTGGAAGAAAAATCAGAAGGGAAATTCAAAGCAAGTCATACGACGTATATTACGCTGCAAAGCATTCGTACACTTGATTTAGTGACGATTACAAATCAGTTAATGGAAGTGAAAGACTTTAACAAAGTGGTTGTGAACGCAGTGGATTATGTAGACGTGAAAGTTGTGACGATTGCGCTTCTTCGCGCTATGAAGCTTGGGAAGCACTTTATGTATCGAAGTGCTGCAGCTCTAACAAAAGTGATGAGCGGCGTGAACGATAAAGATCTGTTAACAAAAGAAGAGCTCATTAAAGAGAAGTCGTCAAATGGCGGATTAATTATGGTTGGTTCGCACGTTAAAAAAACAACAGAGCAGCTGGAAGAATTAAAGAAATGCAGTTTCATTGAATTTATTGAATTTGACTGTCATCTTGTCTTGGAACCTGAAAAGTTTGAAGAAGAAGTGAATCGTATTATCAATGAAGCAGAGAAGCTTATTTTACAAGGGCAAACGGTAGCTGTGTATACAAGACGCGAACGCTTAGATCTTGGGGAAGGAAAAAAAGAAGAAGAGCTTAAATTATCTGTAAAAATTTCAGATGCGGTTACAAGCATTGTTCGCCGCTTAAACGTTCGTCCAAACTTTATCGTCGCAAAAGGCGGCATTACGTCAAGTGATATTGGCGTAAACGGCTTATCTGTAAAGCGTGCGACAGTTGCTGGACAAATCAAGCCAGGCATTCCGGTATGGGTAACGGGAGAGGAAAGCAAGTTTCCAGGCATTGCGTACATTATTTTTCCTGGGAACGTTGGAGCCAAAACAACGCTTCGAGAAACGGTTGAATTACTAAGTAAATAGTAAGAAGTGAACGTGCGATGTGCGTTCACTTTAGAAAAAAAAGAAAGCGTATACATTATTTGGATGTACGTACGTGAAAAATGGTCACACTAAGGGGATGAACATATGAATTCAGTATTCGGATTAAGTCATGAAGCAAGTCTTTTGCTGTATGCAATTGTATCGATTGTCGGACTAATCTTTTTAATTGCCAAATTTAAAACAAATCCATTCGTAGCGCTGATTGTCGCGGCTTTGTTTATGGGCCTTATTTCAGGTATGAAGCTGCCTGATATCGTAACAGCTTTCCAAGAAGGAGTAGCAAGCGTATTAGGGTTTATCGCGATTGTTCTTGGTCTTGGAACGATGTTAGGTAAAATGATGGCAGAGTCAGGCGGAGCCGAGCGTATTGCCCGCACGTTAATCAAAGCGTTCGGTGAAAAGAATGTACACTGGGCAATGATGATTGTCGCCGTTATTTGCGGTATTCCAGTCTTTTTCCAAGTAGGTGTTGTGTTATTAATTCCGCTTGTGTTTGTCATTGCCAAACATACGGGCACGTCACTTATTAAAATTGGTTTATCGTTAATTGCCGGCTTAGCCGTTGTTCACAGTTTAGTACCTCCGCATCCGGCAGCGATGCTAGCGGTAGATATCTTTAAAGCAGATTTAGGTAAAACGATTTTGTATTCATTAATTGTTGCGTTTCCAGCTGCAGCCGTGGCAGGTCCCATTTACGGCTCGTTCATTTCACGTCGTGTTCTTGTAGAGCCAACGGGTGAAATTATGGAGCAGTTCACAGAGTCGAAGCATAAAGATCTTCCTCGTTTCGGGATTACGCTATTTACGATTTTACTTCCAGTACTATTAATGCTTTTAGCAACGATTACCGGCTTTGTTTATCCAGAAACAAGCAGTATTCGCTACGTCACAAACTTTATCGGAAGTCCAATCGTTGCGCTGTTAATTTCGTTAGTGTTTGCTTTTTATTCGTTCGGCTTTGCAAGAGGATACAATAAAGATGATTTATTAAAATTCACAAATGAATGTCTTGGACCCGTTGCTTCTATCATTTTAATCATCGGAGCAGGCGGCGGTTTTAATAAAATTTTAACAGCAAGCGGTGTAGGTGACGCCATCGCAGGATTTGCTCAAGATGCACATCTTTCTCCAATTGTTTTAGCGTTTGTGATTGCAGGCTTGATTCGTGCAGCAGTTGGTTCAGCAACAGTGGCAATGACAACAGCGGCAGGTATTGTAGCACCTATTGCAGCAACAATGCCAAACGTAAGCCCAGAATTGCTAGTACTAGCAACAGGCGCAGGTTCTGTTATGTTATCGCACGTAAATGATTCTGGATTCTGGTTAATCAAAGAATTCTTCAACATGTCAGTTGCCCAAACGTTAAAAACGTGGACAGTGATGGAAACCATTCTATCATTTGCGGCGTTTGCGATGGTTCTTATTTTAGACATTTTCATCTAAGAGAAAAAGCGCTGGTTTCAGCGCTTTTTTCTTTGGATACAAATATATTCAAAATATTTCAAATAATGAGAAAAAAAGACTAGATTTTCCCCGTTTCGATAGTATAGAATAGTTATAAAGTAGCAAAAGGGGGTAGATGTATGATAAATAATGAAAATTATCAAATTGGTTTGACGACAAAAGCATTGATTCCAGTGAATGATCCTATTCACCGAACGAAGGTGCTAGATGAAGCAGGAGAATACATGCTAAGCAAGACACATGTAAGCAATTATTAGAAGAAGCGTGTATTCGAGAATTAAGTACGTTTAACGGCTCCATTGCTGCCGTTCGAAAAATGTTTCCGTACAAACAGCTTACGCCGCTTGTTATTAATCGTTCACAAGCCATCATTGCATTTCCGACATCTTCGCCAAACGACTATAGCTGCGCTTGGATTTTTGCTTCTCATGTTCATACTTCACATACGCTTGCTTCAGTTGATCCAACCTCCATGCTGATTCACTTCAAAGACGGAACGTTCATCCCAGTGAAACTTTCTTATTATAGTTTAGAAAAAAAGTTAGCCAGAGCGGCTGTTATTCGCAATTATTGTTTAGAAAGTTCGCTTGTCTTTGCATAATGCATTCGATTTATCAAACGAACTTGTCCTACATATGAACAATCGGTTGTACGGGACTACACATATGTACTGAAGGAGGAAGCTTATCATAAGCTTCCTCCTTTCCTTACTCTTGGAGAAGCGAGGCTTTTAGCTTTTTGCGAGCTGCTTTTCCCCAGTTTTTAACGGCTCCTGTGGAGACATGGTATTTGTAGGCAATATCTTTATAAGAGTAGCCTTCTAGCAAATGTTCGATTACATAGATTTTTTCTCTTCCTGTTAAATGTTCGATATGCTGCTTGATGATTTCAGCTTCTAGCGGGACGGGAAGAGCGGGATCTTCGTTTAGTGAAAGCAGGTTCTGCTCAGCTGGTGTTTCGCGTTCTTCGTATAAAATGGTGCCTTTTAAATGAGAAAGGATGGTACCGCGCACCGTTGTGTAGGCATAAGCGGAAAAAGAGCCTT
This sequence is a window from Priestia aryabhattai. Protein-coding genes within it:
- a CDS encoding four-carbon acid sugar kinase family protein codes for the protein MIKQQEKRLVSDVFKDIPAVDEALVQKMLDEELLTFNQKIIVLDDDPTGVQTVNGISVYTDWSKDSIKQGFLEENPMFFILTNSRGFTASETEKAHEDIAAAITEVAGKLNKEFLIISRGDSTLRGHYPLETEVLKKTVEQHSNQVLDGEVIFPFFKEGGRFTIDNIHYVQDEDYLVPAGETEFAKDRTFGYSKSHLGEWVEEKSEGKFKASHTTYITLQSIRTLDLVTITNQLMEVKDFNKVVVNAVDYVDVKVVTIALLRAMKLGKHFMYRSAAALTKVMSGVNDKDLLTKEELIKEKSSNGGLIMVGSHVKKTTEQLEELKKCSFIEFIEFDCHLVLEPEKFEEEVNRIINEAEKLILQGQTVAVYTRRERLDLGEGKKEEELKLSVKISDAVTSIVRRLNVRPNFIVAKGGITSSDIGVNGLSVKRATVAGQIKPGIPVWVTGEESKFPGIAYIIFPGNVGAKTTLRETVELLSK
- a CDS encoding sigma-70 family RNA polymerase sigma factor; amino-acid sequence: MQKDSFDQIASSFHPLIVSMIKKLHIYKDYDEYYQIALIGLWRAYQKFDESKGSFSAYAYTTVRGTILSHLKGTILYEERETPAEQNLLSLNEDPALPVPLEAEIIKQHIEHLTGREKIYVIEHLLEGYSYKDIAYKYHVSTGAVKNWGKAARKKLKASLLQE
- a CDS encoding competence protein ComK — its product is MRELSTFNGSIAAVRKMFPYKQLTPLVINRSQAIIAFPTSSPNDYSCAWIFASHVHTSHTLASVDPTSMLIHFKDGTFIPVKLSYYSLEKKLARAAVIRNYCLESSLVFA
- a CDS encoding GntT/GntP/DsdX family permease, producing the protein MNSVFGLSHEASLLLYAIVSIVGLIFLIAKFKTNPFVALIVAALFMGLISGMKLPDIVTAFQEGVASVLGFIAIVLGLGTMLGKMMAESGGAERIARTLIKAFGEKNVHWAMMIVAVICGIPVFFQVGVVLLIPLVFVIAKHTGTSLIKIGLSLIAGLAVVHSLVPPHPAAMLAVDIFKADLGKTILYSLIVAFPAAAVAGPIYGSFISRRVLVEPTGEIMEQFTESKHKDLPRFGITLFTILLPVLLMLLATITGFVYPETSSIRYVTNFIGSPIVALLISLVFAFYSFGFARGYNKDDLLKFTNECLGPVASIILIIGAGGGFNKILTASGVGDAIAGFAQDAHLSPIVLAFVIAGLIRAAVGSATVAMTTAAGIVAPIAATMPNVSPELLVLATGAGSVMLSHVNDSGFWLIKEFFNMSVAQTLKTWTVMETILSFAAFAMVLILDIFI